The following coding sequences are from one Microbulbifer sp. TB1203 window:
- a CDS encoding phosphopantetheine-binding protein translates to MTRRETMTHEEIRALAVEKLLQVAPDIDPDQLDPAVPLRGQYDFDSMDFLNFAIALGREFQMDIPEKDYAELQNLDGAVDYLARNIGDSASGE, encoded by the coding sequence TTGACAAGAAGAGAAACTATGACCCACGAGGAGATCAGGGCCCTGGCAGTGGAGAAGCTGTTGCAGGTGGCGCCGGACATCGATCCCGATCAGCTGGACCCGGCAGTGCCACTTCGCGGCCAGTACGATTTCGATTCCATGGACTTCCTGAATTTCGCCATCGCCCTGGGGCGGGAGTTCCAGATGGATATTCCGGAAAAGGATTACGCGGAACTGCAGAACCTGGACGGCGCCGTCGACTACTTGGCACGGAATATCGGCGACAGTGCCTCCGGGGAATAG
- a CDS encoding dihydrolipoamide acetyltransferase family protein, producing MSEFQLPSLGADMESATLREWFVNPGDRVKKGDIVAAVETDKGIIDIEIFEAGTVEKILVQPDEKVPVGTVLATYRGEGEPEEKIEKEKVKKEIAAERGKPAAPEPAATAPAVAIPEAKERKRISPAARKRARELGIDPEKIHGTGSGGAVTLEDVISSAGPAALVETAVKGEEKAETGMRRAIAAAMARSKKEIPHYYLSTSIDLTPALSWLALRNAERPLPQRMVYAVLLLKAVARALEKVPEMNGFFVDDQAQVHSEVHIGVAISLRRGGLLVPGLRDVHKKDLDSLMPDFADLVSRARVGHLRSSELQDATITVTSLGEQGVEMVFPIIYPPQLAIVGFGSVVERVWPVDGKPQIRRIINASLGADHRASDGHRGALFLAEIDRLLQEPQKL from the coding sequence ATGTCTGAGTTCCAGTTGCCGTCCCTGGGCGCGGATATGGAATCCGCGACCCTGCGCGAGTGGTTCGTAAATCCCGGCGACAGGGTAAAAAAAGGGGATATCGTCGCCGCGGTGGAAACCGACAAGGGCATTATCGATATCGAGATTTTCGAGGCCGGCACCGTGGAAAAAATCCTGGTGCAGCCGGATGAAAAAGTACCGGTGGGCACTGTGCTCGCTACCTATCGCGGCGAGGGAGAGCCCGAAGAAAAAATCGAAAAGGAAAAAGTTAAAAAAGAGATAGCCGCCGAAAGGGGAAAACCGGCCGCGCCAGAGCCTGCCGCTACGGCGCCGGCGGTCGCGATACCGGAGGCAAAGGAACGCAAGCGCATCTCCCCCGCCGCGCGCAAGCGCGCGCGCGAACTGGGCATAGATCCGGAGAAGATCCACGGCACCGGTTCCGGCGGCGCTGTCACTCTGGAAGATGTCATAAGCAGCGCCGGCCCTGCAGCGCTGGTGGAAACAGCCGTGAAAGGGGAGGAAAAAGCCGAAACCGGCATGCGCCGCGCCATAGCCGCGGCCATGGCCCGCTCGAAAAAGGAAATCCCCCATTATTACCTCTCCACCAGCATCGACCTGACCCCAGCTCTCAGCTGGCTGGCGCTGCGCAACGCCGAGCGCCCGCTGCCGCAGCGTATGGTCTACGCGGTGCTGTTGCTGAAGGCAGTGGCACGCGCGCTGGAAAAGGTGCCGGAGATGAACGGATTCTTTGTCGACGACCAAGCGCAGGTCCACAGCGAGGTGCATATCGGCGTGGCCATCTCCCTGCGCCGCGGCGGCCTGTTGGTGCCGGGCCTGCGCGACGTGCACAAAAAGGACCTGGATAGCCTGATGCCGGATTTCGCCGACCTGGTCAGCCGTGCCCGGGTTGGCCATCTGCGCAGCTCGGAGCTGCAGGATGCCACCATCACCGTCACCAGCCTCGGCGAACAGGGCGTGGAGATGGTGTTCCCGATCATCTACCCGCCGCAGCTGGCGATCGTCGGCTTCGGTTCCGTTGTCGAGAGAGTCTGGCCGGTGGACGGAAAGCCGCAGATACGGCGTATCATCAACGCCAGCCTCGGCGCCGACCATCGCGCCAGCGACGGCCACCGTGGTGCCCTCTTCCTGGCCGAAATCGACCGCCTGTTGCAGGAGCCCCAGAAACTTTGA
- a CDS encoding RtcB family protein — protein sequence MRKGEYTLQRESEFAWRIDPTGKMRVPGVVYADESLIEGMDDKVFEQLANVASLPGIVQAAYAMPDAHWGYGFPIGGVAAFDPDEGGVVSAGGVGFDISCGVRCLRTGLTVDDIEPHKKKLADQLFKHIPVGVGSTGRIHLNAKGMQGMLRGGARWAVEQGFGNPEDLEHIEERGCMAGADPAEVSDRARKRQQDEMGTLGSGNHYLEVQRVAEIYDRNTAAAFGLQVDDVVVFIHCGSRGLGHQIGTEFLKYMVLAASQHKIELPDRELACAPINSELGQAYLGAMRAGINCALANRQIITHLTREVFADVLPKADLTLLFDVSHNTCKVETHRVQGGERKLYVHRKGATRAFGPGHPEIPETLRAVGQPVLIGGSMGTESHVLVGTEQGADLSFHSACHGAGRAMSRHQATKQWRGRSLVDELAERGIQIRSPSMRGVAEEAPGAYKDVRAVVDAAEAAGLARKVARLEPHVCVKG from the coding sequence ATGAGAAAAGGCGAATACACCCTTCAGCGTGAATCCGAATTCGCCTGGCGCATCGACCCCACTGGCAAAATGCGCGTGCCCGGAGTGGTCTACGCCGATGAATCGCTAATCGAGGGCATGGACGACAAGGTGTTCGAGCAGCTGGCCAACGTGGCCAGCCTGCCGGGCATCGTACAGGCGGCCTACGCGATGCCCGACGCCCACTGGGGTTACGGATTTCCCATCGGCGGCGTGGCGGCCTTCGATCCCGATGAAGGCGGCGTGGTTTCCGCCGGCGGTGTCGGCTTCGATATTTCCTGCGGGGTGCGCTGCCTGCGCACCGGCCTTACCGTGGACGACATCGAGCCCCACAAAAAAAAATTGGCCGACCAGCTTTTCAAACATATTCCAGTGGGCGTCGGCAGTACCGGGCGCATTCACCTGAACGCCAAGGGGATGCAGGGGATGTTGCGCGGCGGCGCGCGCTGGGCGGTGGAGCAGGGGTTCGGCAACCCCGAGGACCTGGAACATATCGAAGAACGCGGCTGCATGGCCGGCGCCGATCCGGCGGAGGTTTCGGATAGGGCACGCAAACGGCAACAGGACGAAATGGGCACGCTGGGTTCCGGCAATCACTACCTGGAAGTCCAGCGGGTAGCGGAAATTTACGACCGCAACACAGCCGCGGCATTCGGCTTGCAGGTGGACGACGTGGTGGTGTTTATCCACTGCGGCTCCCGCGGCCTGGGCCACCAGATAGGTACCGAGTTTCTCAAGTACATGGTGCTCGCCGCGAGCCAGCACAAGATTGAGTTGCCGGACCGCGAGCTGGCCTGCGCGCCGATCAATTCCGAACTGGGGCAGGCCTACCTGGGTGCCATGCGCGCGGGCATCAACTGCGCCCTGGCCAATCGCCAGATCATCACTCACCTGACACGGGAAGTGTTTGCGGACGTGCTGCCGAAGGCGGACCTCACCCTTTTGTTCGACGTTTCTCACAACACCTGCAAGGTGGAGACGCACCGGGTGCAGGGCGGAGAGCGCAAACTCTATGTGCACCGCAAGGGCGCCACCCGCGCCTTCGGTCCCGGGCACCCGGAGATTCCCGAAACACTGCGCGCAGTGGGCCAGCCGGTGCTGATCGGCGGCTCCATGGGCACTGAATCACACGTTCTCGTCGGCACCGAGCAGGGTGCGGATCTCTCCTTCCACTCCGCCTGCCACGGCGCCGGCCGCGCCATGAGCCGGCACCAGGCCACCAAACAGTGGCGCGGGCGCTCACTGGTGGACGAACTGGCGGAGCGGGGCATCCAGATCCGCAGCCCGTCCATGCGCGGTGTTGCGGAGGAGGCGCCGGGTGCCTACAAGGACGTGCGTGCAGTGGTTGATGCCGCGGAGGCAGCGGGCCTGGCGCGCAAGGTGGCGCGGCTGGAACCACACGTATGTGTCAAAGGTTGA
- a CDS encoding cyclic nucleotide-binding domain-containing protein has product MRQIDGELLLDELGVDHLKNASALGALSDQTIAYLMKKGRVYALRKGETLFEDGAPGDTFFIILKGSFSYYLPSNNRSEYIREFNFGMEIGFISMIALIPRPGTAIASSDSYVLEITADLFYALHYERPLDFGVLLMNMCRELARRLLERQKRDNR; this is encoded by the coding sequence ATGCGCCAAATAGATGGTGAGCTTTTACTGGACGAACTCGGCGTCGACCATTTAAAAAATGCCTCCGCTCTCGGCGCCCTGTCCGACCAGACGATCGCCTACCTAATGAAAAAGGGACGTGTTTACGCTCTGCGCAAAGGCGAGACACTGTTCGAAGACGGTGCACCGGGAGACACGTTTTTTATCATTCTCAAGGGTTCTTTTTCTTATTATCTGCCATCGAATAATCGTAGCGAGTATATACGCGAATTCAATTTTGGGATGGAGATAGGGTTCATCAGTATGATCGCGCTAATACCGCGGCCAGGAACTGCGATAGCCTCCAGTGACAGTTATGTCTTGGAGATAACAGCAGACCTGTTCTACGCCCTGCATTATGAAAGACCTTTGGACTTCGGCGTGCTGCTGATGAACATGTGCCGAGAGTTGGCGCGGAGACTCTTGGAAAGACAAAAAAGAGACAACCGCTGA
- a CDS encoding alpha-ketoacid dehydrogenase subunit beta — MKTTYREAIRAALREALQQDKRVFLMGEDVGRYGGCYAVSQGLLQEFGEERIRDTPLSESAFVGAGIGAALGGMRPIVEVMTVNFSLLCLDQIVNTAATLRHMSGGQFSVPIVLRMTTGAGRQLAAQHSHSLECWYAHVPGLRVIAPATLEDMRGMLRLALDDPDPVIIFEHNALYNREGDLAEDNNVTDIRRAAVRRQGKDISLICYGGNLHKTLEAAEQLVLNGIDAEVIDLRSLRPLDEETVLASVRKTRRAVMIDESWRSGSLAAEIGMRVAEQAFYDLDAPLARVCTAEVPIPYPGHLEQAALPQVETIVSKAQEAMAQNV; from the coding sequence ATGAAAACCACCTACCGCGAAGCCATACGCGCCGCATTACGCGAAGCGCTGCAACAGGACAAGCGGGTATTCCTGATGGGCGAGGACGTGGGCCGCTACGGCGGCTGTTACGCGGTGAGCCAGGGACTGCTGCAGGAATTCGGCGAGGAGCGCATCCGCGATACGCCGCTTTCCGAATCCGCGTTCGTCGGTGCGGGCATAGGCGCTGCACTGGGCGGCATGCGGCCGATCGTCGAAGTGATGACGGTCAATTTCAGCCTGCTGTGCCTAGACCAGATAGTGAACACCGCCGCCACACTACGCCATATGTCCGGCGGGCAGTTCAGCGTGCCCATAGTACTGCGCATGACTACCGGCGCCGGCCGCCAACTGGCCGCCCAACACTCCCACAGCCTGGAGTGCTGGTACGCTCATGTGCCGGGCCTACGTGTAATTGCGCCGGCAACCCTGGAGGATATGCGCGGCATGCTGCGCCTGGCGCTGGACGATCCCGACCCGGTGATCATCTTCGAGCACAACGCCCTCTATAACCGCGAGGGCGACCTGGCGGAAGACAACAACGTTACGGATATTCGCCGCGCCGCAGTGCGCCGACAGGGAAAAGATATCAGCCTCATCTGTTACGGCGGCAACCTGCACAAGACCCTCGAGGCCGCAGAGCAGCTGGTGCTGAACGGCATCGACGCCGAGGTGATCGACCTGCGCTCGCTGCGCCCGCTGGACGAGGAAACTGTTCTCGCCTCGGTGCGCAAGACCCGCCGCGCAGTGATGATCGACGAAAGCTGGCGCAGTGGCAGCCTGGCGGCGGAAATCGGCATGCGCGTCGCCGAGCAGGCCTTCTACGACCTGGATGCACCCCTGGCACGGGTGTGCACTGCCGAAGTGCCCATCCCCTACCCCGGGCACCTGGAGCAAGCCGCGCTGCCGCAGGTGGAAACCATTGTAAGCAAAGCACAGGAGGCGATGGCGCAAAATGTCTGA
- the acsA gene encoding acetate--CoA ligase has product MIKKNSENWELIPNLLDYDAARENFSWEHELESLDGLPDGGLNIAFEAVDRHAAGERRGHLALRWLDRDGRATDFSYGDLGRLSNRFANVLRDLGVEKGERVFALSERLPALYIAALGTLKNGSVFCPLFSAFGPEPLHSRLSIGEAKVLVTTESLYRRKVAALRDSLPQLQHLLLVREKAQGGLPEGTLDFQQLLDGATEEFSIVQTDPEDPALLHFTSGTTGKPKGAIHVHKAVVAHHASARLALDLHPQDVFWCTADPGWVTGTSYGIIAPLIIGATMIVDREEFEPERWYGILRDQKVSVWYTAPTAVRMMMKYGAELARQFELPALRFMASVGEPLNPEAVLWGQEAFDLPFHDNWWQTETGGIMIANFLSQPIRPGSMGRPLPGIEAAIVRLREDGAVELIEEAGKEGELALKRGWPSMFRGYLHEDERYRKCFRGDWYLTGDLARRDEDGYFWFVGRADDVIKSSGHLIGPFEVESALMEHPAVAEAAVIGVPDPVALEVVKAFVSLKPGHKASDPLRTELLAFARQRLGPAVAPRQIEIEDSLPRTRSGKIMRRLLKARELGLPEGDTSTLEGGD; this is encoded by the coding sequence GGCCTGCCCGACGGCGGCCTGAATATCGCCTTTGAAGCGGTGGACCGCCATGCCGCCGGCGAGCGGCGCGGGCACCTGGCGCTGCGCTGGCTGGACAGAGACGGCCGGGCGACAGACTTCAGCTACGGCGACCTGGGCCGACTGAGCAATCGCTTCGCCAATGTGCTGCGCGACCTGGGCGTAGAAAAAGGCGAGCGCGTCTTCGCTCTCAGCGAGCGCCTTCCCGCTCTCTATATCGCCGCCCTCGGCACATTGAAAAACGGCAGCGTCTTCTGCCCGCTGTTTTCCGCCTTCGGCCCCGAGCCGCTCCACTCGCGCCTGTCCATCGGCGAGGCGAAAGTGCTGGTCACCACCGAGAGCCTCTACCGGCGCAAGGTGGCCGCCCTGCGCGACTCCCTGCCGCAGCTGCAGCACTTACTGCTGGTGCGGGAAAAGGCGCAGGGCGGCCTGCCCGAAGGCACCCTGGATTTCCAGCAATTACTGGATGGCGCCACGGAAGAGTTTTCCATTGTGCAGACCGACCCCGAAGACCCGGCGCTGCTGCATTTCACCAGCGGTACCACCGGCAAACCCAAGGGCGCGATTCACGTACACAAGGCTGTAGTGGCTCACCACGCCAGTGCACGCCTGGCGCTGGACCTGCATCCGCAGGACGTCTTCTGGTGTACCGCCGATCCCGGCTGGGTCACCGGCACCAGCTACGGCATTATCGCCCCATTAATCATAGGCGCGACTATGATCGTGGACCGGGAGGAATTCGAGCCGGAGCGCTGGTACGGCATATTACGCGATCAGAAAGTCAGCGTCTGGTACACGGCACCCACAGCAGTGCGCATGATGATGAAATACGGTGCCGAACTGGCACGGCAGTTTGAGCTGCCGGCGCTGCGCTTTATGGCCAGCGTGGGCGAACCCCTGAACCCGGAGGCGGTGCTCTGGGGCCAGGAGGCCTTCGACCTGCCCTTTCACGACAACTGGTGGCAGACGGAGACCGGCGGCATCATGATCGCCAACTTTTTGAGCCAGCCGATCCGCCCCGGCTCCATGGGCAGGCCGCTGCCGGGTATCGAGGCGGCCATAGTGCGCCTGCGCGAAGACGGCGCGGTCGAATTGATAGAGGAAGCCGGCAAGGAGGGCGAACTGGCGCTGAAGCGCGGCTGGCCGTCCATGTTCCGCGGCTACCTGCATGAGGATGAACGCTACCGCAAATGCTTCCGCGGCGACTGGTACCTGACCGGCGACCTGGCGCGCCGCGATGAGGACGGCTATTTCTGGTTCGTCGGCCGCGCCGACGACGTGATCAAATCCTCCGGCCATTTGATCGGCCCCTTCGAGGTGGAGAGCGCGCTGATGGAACACCCGGCGGTGGCCGAGGCCGCGGTGATCGGTGTGCCGGACCCGGTGGCCCTGGAGGTGGTCAAAGCCTTCGTCTCCCTGAAACCCGGCCACAAAGCCAGCGACCCGCTGCGCACCGAACTGCTCGCCTTCGCCCGCCAGCGCCTGGGCCCGGCGGTGGCGCCGCGGCAGATCGAAATCGAGGACAGCCTGCCGCGCACCCGCTCCGGCAAGATCATGCGCCGCCTGCTCAAGGCGCGCGAACTGGGCCTGCCCGAGGGCGATACCTCCACCCTGGAGGGAGGGGACTGA
- a CDS encoding archease has translation MTTGWEHFSHEADMGLRGYGATPEEAFEQTGLALTATVTELDSVSPDERVDVECEAPDLELLLVDWINAMVYEMATRNMLFSRFAVKLDGNRLSGSAWGEPVQRQKHMPAVEAKGATYTALKVREQENGGWMAQCVIDV, from the coding sequence TTGACCACCGGCTGGGAGCATTTCAGCCACGAGGCCGATATGGGCCTTCGCGGCTATGGGGCGACGCCGGAGGAAGCTTTCGAACAGACTGGCCTGGCACTGACCGCGACCGTTACCGAACTGGACAGTGTATCGCCGGATGAGCGCGTGGACGTCGAGTGCGAAGCCCCCGATCTCGAACTGTTGCTGGTGGATTGGATCAATGCGATGGTCTACGAAATGGCCACGCGCAATATGCTCTTTTCCCGTTTCGCGGTGAAGCTGGACGGGAACCGGTTGAGCGGCAGTGCCTGGGGCGAACCGGTGCAGCGGCAGAAGCATATGCCGGCGGTGGAAGCCAAGGGGGCGACCTACACTGCATTGAAAGTCCGTGAACAAGAGAACGGCGGCTGGATGGCGCAGTGCGTAATCGATGTGTGA
- a CDS encoding heavy metal translocating P-type ATPase — protein MNTRKCVNRFHTALAAAVALLLAAGGLAWLLGASPSPAWAAAVALMLVVAAMESLRALLHRRAGVDLLALLTMAGALALEQYLAGAIIAFMFAGGRSLEEFASGRARRELSALLERNPRVAHRHGESGIEEVAVEAVCPGDLLLVKPGEAIPVDALLLSESAQLDESALTGESLPRRCDQGEQLLSGVVNAGGPLELKALKTSADSTYAGIVRMVEEAQAGRAPFTRLADRYALYFIPAALTVAGIAWLLSGDPVRGLAVLVVATPCPLILAAPVAIIAAISQAARRGILIKNGAALEQLANIETLLFDKTGTLTTGRSQLVAIDTTQGFNPDELLRLAASLDQVSQHVTAETLVAEARQRSLALSLPEQVREQPGEGLRGRVEGYEVAVGSLALVLNDAAPDAWARAELQRMALSGLSAAFVGIDGRLAGALLLADQIRLETPRALRELHRAGIRRTVMLSGDRQDVAETVAVAMGFDSVLAERSPADKVATVTAECQRTTTAMVGDGVNDAPALAAADVGIAMGARGAGASSEAADVVLLVDRLDRLPEGLYIARRGRRIALQSVAFGMGLSGVAMLFAAFGFLPPVAGALLQEGIDVAVILNALRALRADPERRAEPRLPPEFVDHLRTQHLQLRPVLDRMEAAASALNSGLPANFQAELTSVAEMIREELLPHEHEDEEQLYPMLAGMVRGFDPMAAMSHTHREIFRLARRYDQLTAELAGDRPGDFQLQELRRLLFSLVAILRLHFAQEEELYFTLSDSEHI, from the coding sequence ATGAATACGCGCAAATGCGTCAATAGGTTCCACACCGCCCTGGCTGCAGCGGTAGCCCTGCTACTGGCTGCCGGCGGCCTAGCCTGGCTGCTGGGCGCATCCCCCTCGCCGGCGTGGGCTGCCGCCGTGGCACTGATGCTCGTCGTGGCGGCGATGGAAAGCCTGCGCGCCCTGCTGCACCGCCGGGCAGGGGTGGACCTGCTGGCACTGCTGACCATGGCCGGGGCACTGGCCCTGGAGCAGTATCTCGCCGGCGCCATCATCGCCTTTATGTTTGCCGGCGGCCGCTCCCTCGAGGAGTTTGCCAGCGGACGGGCGCGCAGGGAGCTGTCGGCATTGCTCGAGCGCAATCCTCGCGTGGCCCACCGCCACGGCGAATCCGGCATAGAGGAGGTTGCGGTGGAGGCCGTGTGTCCGGGGGATCTGCTGCTGGTCAAACCCGGAGAGGCGATCCCCGTCGACGCACTGCTGTTGTCCGAATCGGCTCAACTCGACGAGTCAGCCCTGACGGGGGAGTCGCTACCGCGGCGGTGCGACCAGGGCGAACAGCTGTTGAGCGGTGTCGTCAACGCCGGTGGGCCGCTGGAGCTGAAAGCGCTGAAAACTTCGGCCGACAGCACCTATGCCGGCATAGTGCGCATGGTGGAGGAAGCCCAGGCCGGCAGGGCTCCCTTCACCCGCCTGGCCGATCGCTACGCGTTGTATTTTATCCCCGCGGCACTGACCGTCGCCGGGATAGCCTGGCTGTTATCCGGTGACCCGGTGCGCGGGCTGGCGGTGTTGGTAGTAGCCACCCCCTGCCCGCTGATCCTGGCCGCGCCGGTGGCGATCATCGCCGCCATATCGCAAGCGGCCAGGCGCGGCATCCTGATCAAGAACGGCGCCGCCCTGGAACAATTGGCGAACATAGAAACCCTGCTGTTCGACAAGACAGGAACCCTCACCACGGGGCGCTCCCAATTGGTGGCTATCGACACAACACAGGGTTTCAATCCGGATGAGCTACTACGCCTGGCGGCGTCGCTGGACCAGGTGTCGCAGCACGTCACCGCGGAGACCTTGGTTGCCGAGGCCCGGCAGCGCAGTCTCGCCCTCAGCCTCCCCGAGCAGGTGCGGGAACAACCCGGCGAGGGGCTGCGCGGGCGGGTGGAGGGATACGAGGTAGCGGTCGGCAGCCTTGCCCTGGTGTTGAACGACGCCGCTCCGGATGCCTGGGCCAGGGCCGAGTTGCAGCGCATGGCACTGAGCGGCCTGTCCGCCGCCTTTGTCGGCATCGACGGCCGGCTCGCCGGTGCTCTGCTGCTGGCCGACCAGATTCGCTTGGAAACTCCGCGCGCACTGCGTGAGCTGCACCGGGCCGGTATCCGCCGCACTGTGATGCTGAGCGGCGACCGCCAGGATGTTGCCGAAACCGTTGCCGTTGCAATGGGGTTCGACTCGGTACTAGCCGAGCGCTCGCCAGCGGACAAGGTCGCCACAGTCACCGCCGAATGCCAGCGCACGACCACCGCAATGGTGGGCGACGGAGTTAACGACGCCCCCGCACTGGCCGCCGCCGATGTGGGTATCGCCATGGGCGCGCGCGGGGCCGGAGCCTCTTCCGAGGCGGCCGATGTGGTGTTGCTGGTGGACCGCCTCGACCGTCTGCCGGAGGGGCTGTATATCGCCCGCCGCGGCCGGCGCATCGCCCTGCAGAGCGTCGCATTTGGCATGGGACTGTCGGGAGTGGCCATGCTGTTCGCCGCATTCGGCTTTCTGCCGCCGGTGGCCGGGGCGCTATTGCAGGAGGGAATTGATGTAGCGGTGATTCTCAATGCGTTGCGGGCCCTGCGCGCGGACCCGGAGCGACGTGCCGAGCCGCGCCTGCCGCCGGAGTTTGTCGATCACCTGCGCACGCAGCACCTCCAACTGCGACCGGTACTGGACCGCATGGAGGCGGCGGCGAGCGCGCTCAACAGCGGGTTGCCCGCAAATTTTCAGGCCGAGCTGACGTCGGTGGCCGAAATGATACGGGAGGAACTGCTACCTCACGAGCACGAGGACGAGGAACAGCTCTATCCAATGCTCGCCGGAATGGTTCGCGGATTCGACCCCATGGCGGCCATGAGCCATACACATCGTGAGATTTTCCGCCTCGCCCGCCGCTACGACCAGTTGACGGCAGAACTCGCGGGCGACAGGCCCGGTGACTTCCAGCTACAGGAACTCAGGCGGCTCCTATTCAGCCTCGTCGCCATCTTGCGGCTGCATTTTGCCCAGGAAGAAGAACTCTACTTTACCTTGAGTGACAGCGAGCACATATAG
- the pdhA gene encoding pyruvate dehydrogenase (acetyl-transferring) E1 component subunit alpha, with product MEQKPSQVSREQGLRWLKDMSRIRRMEEKCAELYGQEKIRGFLHLYIGEEAVAAGAMSELGEDDAVVATYREHGHALMRGISMNAIMAEMYGKLEGCSHGRGGSMHLFDAATRFYGGNAIVSGGLPLSIGLALADKMQNRKRVTACFFGEGAVAEGEFHESLNLAALWQLPVLFVCENNLYAMGTALARSESVTDIHLKAESYGIFSAAVDGMDVISVNTAVCDAVKRIRKKSAPAFLEMRTYRFRAHSMFDPELYRNKEEVEQWKQLCPVATLTARLRAQQVIGEEDIAAIENAVAEEIQTAIDFAEAGHWEPVEDLMKDIYTNRG from the coding sequence ATGGAACAAAAACCCTCCCAGGTGAGCCGCGAACAGGGGCTGCGCTGGCTGAAGGATATGAGCCGCATCCGCCGCATGGAGGAGAAATGCGCGGAACTCTACGGCCAGGAAAAGATCCGCGGCTTTCTGCACCTCTATATCGGCGAGGAAGCAGTGGCCGCCGGCGCCATGTCGGAACTGGGCGAGGACGACGCAGTCGTCGCCACCTACCGCGAACACGGCCACGCCCTGATGCGCGGCATTTCCATGAACGCGATCATGGCGGAAATGTACGGCAAACTGGAGGGCTGCTCGCACGGTCGTGGTGGCTCCATGCACCTGTTCGACGCGGCGACGCGTTTCTATGGCGGCAATGCCATAGTCTCCGGCGGCCTGCCCCTGTCGATCGGCCTGGCCCTGGCGGACAAGATGCAAAACCGCAAGCGGGTCACCGCCTGTTTCTTCGGCGAGGGCGCAGTGGCCGAGGGCGAATTCCACGAATCCCTGAACCTGGCCGCGCTCTGGCAGCTGCCGGTGCTGTTCGTGTGCGAGAACAACCTCTACGCTATGGGCACCGCCCTGGCGCGCTCGGAATCGGTCACCGACATTCATCTGAAAGCCGAGAGCTACGGCATCTTCTCCGCGGCGGTGGACGGCATGGACGTGATTTCGGTGAACACCGCAGTATGCGACGCGGTAAAAAGAATCCGCAAAAAATCCGCCCCGGCCTTCCTGGAGATGCGCACCTACCGCTTCCGCGCCCACTCCATGTTCGACCCGGAGCTGTATCGCAATAAGGAGGAGGTGGAGCAGTGGAAGCAGTTGTGCCCGGTCGCCACCCTGACCGCGCGCCTGCGCGCGCAGCAGGTGATCGGCGAGGAGGATATCGCCGCAATCGAAAATGCCGTCGCCGAGGAAATCCAAACGGCCATCGACTTCGCCGAGGCCGGGCACTGGGAGCCGGTGGAAGACCTCATGAAAGACATCTACACGAATCGAGGTTAA